From the genome of Dermochelys coriacea isolate rDerCor1 chromosome 1, rDerCor1.pri.v4, whole genome shotgun sequence:
GGCTTGGGCTAGTGAGCAGAGCTCAAGCTTGGTGGCTAGTCTGAGCCTTTTCTGgtgctgcaatgtccacacagctatttttagtgtgctagagTGAGTCTGTCTACGTGCGCTGCAggcctcactcccagctgcagtgtagacatacattaAGTTCTGAAGGTTCTTTTTGTCATCTCTCAAAAATGGCTTGGCCTAGAAACTTCATATCTGTATAATTCTAAAGTTCTTTATCAGATCTACTCCACAGGACCCTATAGGGCAGTTGTTGAAGTGCTAGCTTTGGAGTTATTTGCCTCTGAAATAGAAACATCAGAGTGCTCTCATGGCCTGGTAGAATTTAGGAGGTTCCTCACATATGACAAGCCTTTGGAAAGGATATGAATGACGTTGTGAAACCTATACACCTTGTGTCCATATGCTCTTCCTCGTTCACTCACACAATTCATTTTTCACAAATGTATGCTTTGCACTCCCTACCCCATAGAAGTACCAGAGGCAGCGTAGTCTTGTGAAGCAAGGAAAGAATTAGGAACAAAATTGCTCTTGAGTTCTACTCCCATCTGTTCCCTTCAATACGGTCTTCATAGTACAGGTACTTTTCaaagctctcaaagtgcttttgcGACACAAATCATGCTTCACAACCACTTTGAGGGatacatttatttcattaaaaagaaaacgagtacttgtggcaccttagagactaacaaatttattagagcataagctttcgtgagctacagctcacttcatcggatgcatttggtggaaaaaacagaggagagatttatatacacacacagaaaacatgaaacaatgggtttatcgtacacactgtaaggagagtgatcacttaagataagccatcaccagcagcagggggggggaaggaggaaaatctttcatggtgacaagcaaggtaggctaattccagccgttaacaagaatatcagaggaacagtggggggtggggtggggagggggggaaataccatagggaaatagttttactttctacaagccattaccctctgatcccactgagagttaccaaaagaaactacagcatttgctcaagaaactccctgaaaaagcacaagcacaaatccgcacagacacacccctagaaccccgacctggggtattctatctgctacccaagatccataaacctggaaatcctggacgccccatcatctcaggcattggcaccctgacagcaggattgtctggctatgtagactccctcctcaggcccttcgttaccagcactcccagctatcttcgagacaccactgacttcctgaggaaactacagtccattggtgatcttcctaaaaacaccatcctagccactatggatgtagaagccctctacaccaacattccacacaaagatggactacaagccgtcaggaacagtatccccgatactgtcatggctaacctggtggctgaactttgtcctcacccataactatttcacatttggggacaatgtataccttcaaatcagcggcactgtgatgggtacccgcatggccccacagtatgccaacatttttatggctgacttagaacaacgcttcctcagctctcgtcccctaatgcccctactctacttgcgctacattgaggacatcatcatctggacccatggaaaagaagctcttgaggaattccaccatgatttcaacaatttccatcccaccatcaacctcagcctggaccagtccacacaagagatccactttctggacactacggtgctaataagcaatggtcacataaacaccaccctatatcggaaacctactgaccgctattcctacctacatgcctctagctttcatccagatcataccactcgatccattgtctacagccaagctctacgatataaccgcatttgctccaacccctcagacagagacaaacacctacaagatctctatcatgcattcctacaactacaatacccacctgctgaagtgaagaaacagattgacagagccagaagagtacccagaagtcacctactacaggacaggcccaacaaagaaaataacagaacgccactagccatcaccttcagcccccaactaaaacctctccaacgcatcatcaaggatctacaacctatccagaaggacgacccatcactctcacagatcttgggagacaggccagtccttgcttacagacagccccccaatctgaagcaaatactcaccagcaaccacacaccacacaacagaaccactaacccaggaacctatccttgcaacaaagcccgttgccaactctgtccacatatctattcaggggataccatcctagggtctaatcacatcagccacactatcagaggctcgttcacctgcgcatctaccaatgtgatatatgccatcatgtgccagcaatgcccctctgccatgtacattggccaaactggacagtctctacgtaaaagaatgaatggacacaaatcagacgtcaagaattataacattcaaaaaccagttggagaacacttcaatctctctggtcactcgatcacagacctaagagtggctatacttcaacaaaaaagcttcaaaaacagactccaacgagagactgctgaattggaattaatttgcaaactggatacaattaacttaggcttgaatagagactgggaatggatgagtcattacacaaagtaaaactatttccccatggtatttcttccccccaccccaccccccactgttcctctgatattcttgttaactgctggaattagcctaccttgcttgtcaccatgaaaggttttcctccttccccccccccccccccgctgctggtgatggcttatcttaagtgatcactctccttagtgtgtatgataaacccattgttccgtgtgtgtgtgtgtgtgtgtgtgtgtgtgtgtgtgtatataaatctctcctctgttttttccaccaaatgcatccgatgaagtgagctgtagctcacgaaagcttatgctctaataaatgttagtctaaggtgccacaagtactccttttcttcttgcgaatacagactaacacgctgctactctgaaacctgtcatttatttcATTATCACCATTTTGTAAATGGGAAAATTGAGACTCAGAAAGGCTATGTTTAATGACAAAATTGTCAAACATGAGTGCCTAAAGTTCAGCATAtcaggcccaggtcctcaaaatGTATTCAGGCCCCTaacttctgttaaaaaaaattaggagaaGTTTGAGCCTAAACACCTTCGAAGATCCAGGTCTAACTCTATATTTGGCAACTAGCTAAGcattctgattttcaaaggtgctgagacATCCCAGTATCCGACTGACTTCAAAGTACAGATTTAGGTGTCTAGCTTTAGTTGCCAAGTGGTTTGTTTGAAGCCAGAGAACAGGTCATTCCTAGAGGTAGAACAAGTATAGTTTTCTGATTCATAGTCCCATACACCAATTTGTTAGACCAAACTGCCTCCTATGCAtgtcatttagggccagatctcaTATAGCATGCAgtatgtgtggggggagaggcggGATAAGTAACTTCAAATTCTTGCATGACACCATTTTGCCATCTGCAAAGGGTGGCTAATAGTACTTACTTACCAAACTAGTGGAATGTGAGGATGGATTACAGTTTGTCCAGCACACTGAAAACATATAAACAACAGCATTTTGCACTTCAGTAGTGTCTTCTAGCTCAGGGTCTTTACTTGCTGCTGggaatgattttgaaaatattggataTTACCATCTAAAGttttacaaatgcaaaaaaacaaaacaaatgaacaagACCACACAACCCTGCTCTTCAGAAGAATTTTATGAACACTAAGAATAAAAGTTAGGGATGAAGGGATAAATTCCATCAGGGAAATCACCCCAGCCACCtctttaatggggggggggggatttgaggGACTTCTGCAAATTCTCTTCAGTACATTGCTGCTTGACTCTAGTTTAACTAAGATGTTAGTCTCAAAATTAGGTTTACACAGAGGAAGGGGATGCTCAGGCCTGTGAAATTAATGGTGTGGGAAACTGGGGCATTGTAATTTTAGATGCACAGGTATTTTGTGAGGCTTTTATAGGGAAAAAGTGCCAGTAGATTATAGAGAATAATCCCTATGGCCCCTTCTCAGAGCTCCAAGCAGAAGGTCAGAGAGGTTCTAGCCATCTTCTTCCTATAATCTTCATCAAATTTCTCATTCTGTGCCATTGTGAAGTGGTTCTTCCAGTCTCCAACAGTCCCTACAATACAGGAAAGCCAAAAGAGATATTCAATCACCAttaggaagaattcttccacttcaTCCCCAGTCCAGAAATCTATTATCACTAACTCAAAAGATAACAGTTCAATGAAGGACTAATTCAAAACACAACAGGAAGATGAGggaatactaaaaatacaaaacagcagCACTGTAACAGATTGACTCACTCGTtaagggctggggctggctcagaTCATACTACAGAATGAGCCATAGCTGGGAGAGATTAGGGTGACTGTCCTATAAAGTGCAAAAGGAGGCTGTAATCAATGAGGAAGCTTAGGAAAATGAGACACTGTAGGGAGCATGAAGGACTTCTACAGGGAAAACCTTGAGACTAAGGGAAATGGAAGCTTCTGTGGAGAAGCCAAGACAGAATTTGGACCTAGAAGTTCACGGGCCTGTAGGCCATGAGCTAAACTCCAGCTAGAAAGAGCTGGGAGGATGGACTGAGAACAGAAGAGCTCTGACTGAGATAAGACACCAGAGCAAAGTATGGACTGGTTGTGTGCTGATGGACTTTATTTTGGACCCCTGAGGATTGTTAAGAACTGTTTGTTACTAAGCCAgccccaagtgtgtgtgtgtgtgggggggagatgtttcTTATCCATGTGAAGGCCTGTATAAAGTTCTTAAGGGTCCTGCAAGAGGGAGATTAAGAGGGCAGGGCAGCTGCAAAGTATTCCCTTGCCACAAGAGGGCACTCTGTAAATGGCCACACTGCTATAAGCACCTTTTCTCATGAATGGTGAGATTGAGTGGTCCATTACTGCAGGAGGCTGAAACGTGTAGTTTGCCATGGGGTTGTCCTTCATTATCTCAAATGTTGTGTGGTGGATGATCTTAACTAGAACCTCATTCTCCAAGTCCTTCTCCAGGAACTGTAACACCTTTTGGATTTCACACTTTGGATAAGAAACCGACCCAGGAAGAGGAAACAAATCAGAGAGGGAAAAGTTGTGAGGAAGTTTTAAATGTTGGAATCATACCTATGACTGGGGTAGGGGTGGAATCAGATCAGCTGGAGACCCAGCTGCTATTACAGAACATTGCTGAGGGGAGCTCATACCTGCTGGAATCTTGAATGGCAACAGAGCACTATGAACCCTGACTTCCCCCTTTTAGGTCTTCATAGAAGAGGTAGAGAATACAGTGGTTCTTTTGCTTCCCACCATCCTTTTATGTGATCATACCAGCAACCCCAAAGCACTGAAAGAGGAGGAGTGTAAGCACTAGTCAGCAAGTAGCAATGTCTGATCTATTCAGATATCTTAGTTTCTTATATAGCCCCCATAAGTGGAGTATCTGAGCACTTAATCTGtggtgtatttatcctcacaatgccccagagtattttatagatggggagttGGCATAGGGGGTGGTCCTTTACATTGACAAGAGGAAatccaaccaaccaaccaaccaaacaaaaaaaacccagcagcatcAAACCCGAGTCTGTAGATCCAGACTCGGATTAGAGGCTCACattacagtgctaaaaatagccatgtagacgtTCCTGCTTGGGTTCTGAAACCCAGTGTGTGGGGTGTAGACAAACACTGAGGACTTCTCTACACCGCAAGTTACAGCACTGCAAGCCAGGGTGTCACTCTACAGTGTGCCAGTTTGCCCCATGGTAATGTCCTTTGTGGGCACTTCTTGTAGCAAGCTAGGCTTTAATCTTGGTGTGGTGTAGCAATGTCATTTTTACATAGGTTGTTACTATGTGACAAGTTGGTGTGGTGTAGAGTCACACTTTGGCTTGCTGtgcagtgacttggccaaggttatACGTTAAGTCTGCACTGGAAACATTTTCCAGAGCCCCAGGCTATCCTTCCTCTCCAGCTGATTGCTGAGCAATATGCCTTTAACCTCAAAATATatggaagaaaattaaaacaaggaATTTGGGTGTTAGGGACcatggtggggaaggggaagtccCTGGAGTGAGAAAGGAAGAGTTTCTTGGTAAGACACACCAGGATGGAATAGAGTTCCTGCTTAAATGTTTGGAGTAGATTTCCCTACAGTACATCATCAGTGTCTGTTCAGAACAATGGATGGGGGCTTAATATAAGtagcataaattaaaaaaaaaaacaccccacaaaaAACAGGATGTTGCACAATTAGTTCCATTCACCTTGTCCAGCCATGAATTTCTCCAGAAACTCTTCCCAGGTTCCCGGCTCAGGCATATTTTTATTCATTCTGTGAAAAATGGTAATATGACACCACATTGTCTTTTGCATTTCTTGCCACAGATTATCTGGATTGGGTGTGGAAGTGAGAGAAAactaaaatatgtatatttatcaTTATAGATTTAGACATGTACAGAGGGTTCTGAGTGTTCTGTTTTGTGATCTTTTGAAAGAACACACGAGTCATAAAATTTTTCTGCTTGGGAGCTGCCATTTCTGAAATCAAATCTGTGATTGAATGAAGTTCCTTCACTTTCATACACAAGCTATATATTACAGGGAAGATGGGCCTCTAGATTTCAGGAGGAGTCAGGAAACCAGCCTTAATCCTATTTAATTTGTtcatttccaaataaaattaGACTTGAGCCCCACCTTCCCCTCATTACCTTACACTTTTGCTCCCAGAAGGTTGGAGGCACCAGTTGTACAGGGAGCTGAGTTTTCAATGTTTGTGGGGAGGACATCACTTCAACAAGTTCCAAGCCTGCAAAACGTTTTGTAGTAATTCTCCAGTGTCCTTGTATCTATACTCCTCTTTGTCACCAGCGTGTGGGATTTTGACTCAGACTTTCCAGGGAAATGCCAGTTTGTATCAGTTTATACATGTGCAACTCTACCTCATTGCAACTCTCCATGGAAAACATAGTATAACAACTTGTATCAACCATCAGTGTCCTTGAGATTGCCTGCATTTTTGAGGAGGAATGCTGATTCATATatagattaatttttttcctagcTTTTTTGGGGATACGGTCTGAATCCCTCTAGGGCAATGCTGAATATTGACTCATCTACTTGGATGGATCTTATCCCATTTTAGCACTCAGtgaattttcttcattttacttTACTTGTAGAAGATTTCTTTTTAGGACAAGAGAGCAatagatagggtgaccaaatTGTTAAAGTGAAAAAACTAGGACATCTGTCATGGAACGGGAGgcagtgagttttttttttttatttaaatgaatattCGGGATGTGTACATGAGACAGACAAGATGGAACAgggagttggtttttttttaaaaaaaaaaaacaaactcatcTAAGCAACCATGTTCTCATGTCTCACCGTTCTGTCCCCTTTAAGAGTAAGATGAGTACATTAGAGAAAGTAGGGTGAAAGAAAACAGTATTTATCTTTACTATTTTCTTCCAGTCTCAACTCAATGACAGTATTTTTGATCCTATACCTCCAGAGTAGgatttttaacaaaaattcttCCATTTGTCTTCTCACTATACTCTCCTCCTCCTGGGCTTTCTGGTTTTAGATTAGTTTATCTACTTTTGTCATTGTCTCCCCTTGCTGCCACTTCCTCTTGCTTGGTGctttctcttctccccaagaAACAGGTCCCCTTTTGTCTCTCTATGCTCTGAGACAGTCAGGTGTGGGGGAGGTGAGACatacagctgctatccacagtcAGAATTTCTTTGACTATATGCTAGGTGGGGTTGGCTTGAGGACTCGCTCACTGGCAGGCCTCATTGAAGAGCTCCTGCTCATAGACCTGAATAATCATAATGACCTATGTAGAAATCTCTCcagatagcatgacaaatggaatgGAGATTTTCTTGGAAAACTCATCTACAATGGATACTCTTTTTAGTGGTTAAGATTTTCCATTATTTAGAAAGCAAAATTTAGATTTCATAACTTTGGACAAAATAGAGTCCTGTGTGTATTACATTTACCATTTGTCTCAGAGCTGAAAGGTCCAGGCAGAACCCACTCAATGAAAGGGTGTTGCAGATAAGTGGTGGCATGTTTACATTGCTCAATGTCTCCATCATCTCCTGTATCCATGTTGtaaaattctaatatttttcaGGTACATTTCCCCAATGCAGTGCAGAGAGACTTCTAAAAGAAATGGAAGCGCATTAAAAACACTGGCTGGATGGTGACCACATTCAAGGAAAACTGGGGAAGCCACAAGGCCATTGCTACAAGAGGATGATAGGCATGGGGGTTAGAAAGTGAATGAGGGAGAAAATGCAATGGAAGGAAGGGAAGTTGAAACTTAGTACCTCCTGAGTAAAAGCCTCTGGGCTTGCATTCAGGACTCTGTTCTTGTGTGTGATAGAAATTAATGAATAAAAGCATGGAGTTCAACTGGTTATGAATTGTGGGATTGTTTATTTGTAGAGCTCAGTTAGAGTCAGTTTTCAtctcatgggaaattctgatattttgatgGGGT
Proteins encoded in this window:
- the LOC119859743 gene encoding LOW QUALITY PROTEIN: sulfotransferase 1C1-like (The sequence of the model RefSeq protein was modified relative to this genomic sequence to represent the inferred CDS: inserted 2 bases in 1 codon; deleted 1 base in 1 codon; substituted 1 base at 1 genomic stop codon); protein product: MALDKMKDLSLECSVTRSETDEVGGVLLPKKCDRWDQIWNFRARPDDLLTTTYAKAGVWEQRGVEMDDGDIEQCKHATTYLQHPFIEWVLPGPFSSETNGLELVEVMSSPQTLKTQLPVQLVPPTFWEQKCKVMRGRXSVARNAKDNVVSYYHFHRMNKNMPEPGTWEEFLEKFMAGQVLWGCWYDHIKGWWEAKEXHCILYLFYEDLKGDPKCEIQKVLQFLEKDLENEVLVKIIHHTTFEIMKDNPMANYTFQPPAVMDHSISPFMRKGTVGDWKNHFTMAQNEKFDEDYRKKMARTSLTFCLEL